In the Desulfurellaceae bacterium genome, one interval contains:
- a CDS encoding molybdopterin-dependent oxidoreductase encodes LCSHNCGLRVDVVDGHIEHIRADETSPISHGYICNKGFSIPAYVNHAQRVSHPLKRRPEGGFEQISWQQAIAEIGARLKRIRDQHAPRSIGLVGIGGQANHLDAPFGVTFLSLLGSRRFFNALAQEKSQHWMVLQWMLDSSSGTSLHPDHDASDFLLVLGTNPHISNRGHNPTDGLKALARDSARKMVVVDPRITETTRQADRHLRLKPGTDAYLLLALAAIIIGRDLGDADFIRDKTLGYEEIKAWLAGVDVPDMARRCGLDVGDIVATAEELAAARRASLLWDLGVEMTLFSTLNSYLLHLLVAVTGNLGKPGGNVFTTNLNPPTPDPRRHDEPERALASGIPAVSAFARLGVFSPVLIPEEITLDHPERLRALIVEGSNPLLSYPDTKAWLAAREELELLVVIEPAMTETARVADYVLPTPVGYEKWEMASFPRGFPGVPVQVRPPIVPALGEALPEGEIYIRLAEAMDLVPEAPAELHELAAEADQPDGAARYLGALQVAAKQAGFRAPLYWAYRTLGLQLDAPVLSSIWFQALMNGRVRGEAVARAFGPEWQDKDGFSLGLEVYRRLMAHPEGVEIARLDPATNLDERIGFDDKRVRLAPQQIQAELNRAIATQPAHDPDYPTILASGLRTRWTANTIQRDPEWRKGRGPHCALNLSPGDAERIGVSNGDTIRVVTRRGSVELPAMIDTKLLDGHVWMPNGFGMQYPSGEGGYDGPTASVGVNMNDYTDVTARDPFSGCPHHRYVPCRLEPVDG; translated from the coding sequence TGCTGTGCAGCCATAACTGTGGCCTGCGGGTCGATGTGGTTGACGGACACATCGAGCACATTCGGGCGGACGAGACGAGCCCGATCTCGCACGGCTATATCTGCAATAAAGGCTTCAGCATTCCCGCCTATGTGAACCACGCCCAGCGCGTCTCACATCCGCTCAAGCGGCGGCCCGAGGGCGGTTTTGAGCAAATCAGCTGGCAGCAGGCCATCGCCGAAATCGGCGCCAGACTGAAACGTATCCGCGACCAGCACGCGCCACGCTCCATCGGCCTGGTCGGGATTGGCGGCCAGGCCAACCATCTGGACGCGCCGTTCGGGGTGACGTTTCTGTCGCTGCTGGGCTCGCGGCGCTTCTTTAACGCCCTGGCTCAGGAAAAGTCGCAGCACTGGATGGTCTTGCAATGGATGCTGGACAGCTCGTCGGGCACCTCCTTGCACCCCGACCATGACGCGTCCGATTTCCTGCTGGTGCTCGGCACCAACCCGCATATCAGCAACCGGGGCCACAATCCGACCGACGGACTGAAAGCCCTGGCCCGCGATAGCGCCCGCAAGATGGTAGTCGTCGATCCCCGGATCACCGAGACCACCCGCCAGGCCGACCGCCACCTGCGCCTCAAGCCCGGGACGGACGCCTATCTGCTCCTGGCCCTGGCCGCGATCATCATTGGCCGCGACCTGGGCGACGCGGATTTCATTCGGGACAAGACGCTCGGCTACGAGGAGATCAAAGCCTGGCTGGCCGGGGTTGACGTGCCGGACATGGCCCGCCGCTGTGGCCTGGACGTGGGCGATATTGTCGCCACGGCCGAAGAGCTGGCGGCCGCCCGGCGCGCCTCGCTACTGTGGGACCTGGGCGTTGAGATGACGCTGTTCTCGACCCTCAACTCCTACCTCCTGCACCTGCTGGTGGCGGTGACCGGCAACCTGGGCAAACCGGGCGGCAACGTGTTCACCACCAACCTCAACCCGCCGACGCCCGACCCGCGGCGTCATGACGAACCCGAACGCGCCCTGGCGTCCGGCATTCCGGCCGTCTCGGCCTTTGCCCGGCTGGGCGTGTTCTCGCCGGTGCTGATTCCTGAAGAGATCACGCTCGACCATCCCGAACGCCTGCGGGCGCTGATCGTCGAGGGGTCAAATCCGCTGCTGTCCTACCCCGATACCAAGGCGTGGCTGGCGGCGCGCGAAGAGCTGGAGCTGCTAGTCGTCATCGAGCCGGCCATGACCGAGACGGCGCGGGTGGCCGACTATGTCCTGCCCACGCCGGTCGGCTACGAAAAGTGGGAGATGGCCAGCTTCCCGCGCGGCTTTCCCGGCGTGCCGGTTCAGGTTCGTCCGCCCATCGTTCCGGCCCTGGGCGAAGCCCTGCCCGAGGGCGAGATCTATATCCGTCTGGCCGAGGCCATGGATCTGGTGCCCGAGGCGCCGGCCGAGCTGCACGAGCTGGCGGCCGAGGCCGATCAGCCGGACGGCGCGGCGCGCTATCTCGGCGCCCTGCAGGTTGCGGCCAAGCAGGCCGGGTTTCGCGCCCCGCTGTACTGGGCCTACCGGACCCTGGGTCTCCAGCTGGACGCGCCGGTCCTGTCCTCGATCTGGTTTCAGGCGCTCATGAACGGTCGTGTGCGGGGTGAAGCCGTGGCCCGGGCGTTTGGCCCGGAGTGGCAGGACAAGGACGGCTTCAGCCTGGGGCTGGAGGTGTATCGACGGCTGATGGCGCATCCCGAGGGGGTGGAGATTGCCCGGCTCGACCCGGCGACGAATCTGGATGAGCGGATCGGCTTCGACGACAAAAGGGTCCGCCTGGCGCCGCAGCAGATCCAGGCCGAGCTGAACCGGGCCATTGCCACGCAGCCCGCCCACGACCCTGACTACCCGACTATCCTGGCCTCGGGCCTGCGCACCCGCTGGACGGCCAACACCATTCAGCGCGACCCCGAGTGGCGCAAAGGGCGGGGACCGCACTGCGCGCTCAACCTGTCGCCCGGCGACGCCGAACGGATAGGCGTGAGCAATGGGGATACGATTCGGGTCGTCACCAGACGCGGCAGCGTCGAGCTACCGGCCATGATCGATACCAAACTCCTGGACGGCCATGTGTGGATGCCGAACGGCTTCGGCATGCAGTACCCGAGCGGCGAGGGCGGCTACGACGGACCGACCGCAAGCGTCGGGGTGAACATGAACGACTACACCGATGTCACCGCCCGCGACCCTTTCAGCGGCTGTCCGCACCACCGCTATGTGCCGTGCCGGCTTGAGCCGGTGGACGGCTGA
- a CDS encoding carbon monoxide dehydrogenase subunit G — MKLTGTQTLPAPRQTVWRLLTDPVCLATCLPGCEKLEPTAAHAYRGELQLGVAAIKGRYSGTVKLQDIQAPHHYKLVLDGKGRQGFIRGAGTIDLTEQADHTVLHYSGDVQLGGPLASVGQRMLDGVAKMMLGQFFSALEAELSAIPGQAVRQGGLVNLWRALARWLRGRFGFKR, encoded by the coding sequence ATGAAACTCACCGGCACCCAGACCCTTCCCGCACCCCGCCAGACGGTGTGGCGGCTGTTGACCGACCCCGTGTGCCTGGCCACCTGCCTGCCCGGCTGCGAGAAGCTGGAACCCACGGCCGCCCACGCCTACCGGGGCGAGCTGCAGCTCGGTGTCGCCGCCATCAAGGGCAGGTACAGCGGCACGGTCAAGCTCCAAGACATCCAGGCGCCGCACCACTACAAACTCGTCCTGGACGGCAAGGGCAGACAGGGCTTTATCAGGGGCGCTGGCACAATTGACCTGACCGAACAGGCCGACCACACCGTGCTGCACTACAGCGGCGACGTGCAGCTCGGCGGCCCGCTGGCCAGCGTCGGGCAACGCATGCTTGACGGCGTAGCCAAAATGATGCTGGGCCAGTTTTTCAGCGCCCTGGAAGCGGAACTCAGCGCTATACCGGGCCAAGCCGTCCGCCAGGGCGGGCTCGTCAACCTGTGGCGGGCCTTGGCGCGCTGGCTGCGGGGCCGGTTCGGCTTCAAAAGGTAA
- a CDS encoding xanthine dehydrogenase family protein subunit M has product MKPPPFSYACPDSVDEALALLAEAGDGAKLLAGGQSLVPLLNLRMAWADAVIDLNRLSELDFIVQENGTLRIGALTRHRALEVSDTVRTAQPLMARAASEVGHLAIRNRGTIGGSLVHADPAAEWPLVAVTLDAELLLRSHTGSRTVAARDFFVGPLTTTTEPNELLCEIRVPVASEQTRWGFQELCRRPGDFAIAAVACQLTLDDSQTCRVASLAVAGAHDVPLAVAEAAACLVGSRGEDAVLAEAADRAAAAVDPPSDVHGSVDFRRRMVRVLSRRALDQAWQHS; this is encoded by the coding sequence ATGAAACCGCCCCCCTTCAGCTACGCGTGTCCCGACTCGGTTGATGAGGCCCTGGCCCTGCTGGCCGAGGCCGGGGACGGGGCGAAGCTGCTGGCCGGAGGCCAGAGCCTGGTTCCGCTGCTCAACCTGCGCATGGCCTGGGCAGACGCCGTGATCGACCTGAATCGGCTGAGCGAGCTGGACTTCATCGTGCAGGAGAACGGGACGCTGCGCATCGGCGCCCTGACCCGCCACCGGGCACTCGAGGTCTCGGACACCGTGCGGACGGCGCAGCCCCTGATGGCCCGGGCCGCGAGTGAGGTGGGGCATCTGGCGATTCGCAACCGGGGCACGATTGGCGGCAGCCTGGTCCACGCCGACCCGGCTGCGGAATGGCCGCTGGTGGCGGTGACTCTGGATGCCGAACTTCTGCTGCGCTCGCACACCGGCTCACGGACGGTGGCAGCCCGGGATTTCTTTGTCGGGCCGTTGACCACGACGACTGAACCCAACGAGCTGCTGTGTGAAATCCGGGTGCCGGTCGCTTCCGAGCAGACGCGCTGGGGCTTTCAGGAGCTGTGTCGGCGGCCGGGTGACTTTGCCATTGCCGCAGTCGCCTGTCAGCTGACGCTGGACGACAGCCAGACCTGCCGGGTGGCCAGCCTGGCCGTCGCCGGGGCGCACGACGTGCCGCTGGCCGTTGCCGAGGCCGCAGCCTGTCTGGTCGGTAGCCGGGGGGAGGACGCGGTGCTGGCCGAGGCCGCAGACCGAGCAGCCGCAGCGGTCGATCCCCCCTCGGACGTGCACGGCTCGGTCGACTTTCGGCGCCGCATGGTCCGGGTGCTCAGCCGCCGTGCGCTGGACCAGGCCTGGCAACACAGCTGA
- a CDS encoding (2Fe-2S)-binding protein, protein MPEFTTTQTVRLRVNGQDVERQVEVRRLLADFLRHDLGLTATHLGCEHGVCGACTVMLNGDSVRSCLLLAVQADGGEIMTLEGLADGEQLHPLQQAFWDHHALQCGFCTSGFLMSAYDLLAKNPQPSEDEIRHGLSGNLCRCTGYANIVKAVKAAAQGQSSTE, encoded by the coding sequence ATGCCGGAATTCACCACCACCCAAACCGTGCGCCTGCGGGTGAACGGCCAAGACGTGGAACGCCAGGTCGAAGTCCGTCGTCTGCTGGCCGATTTTTTGCGCCACGATCTCGGCCTGACCGCCACCCATCTGGGTTGTGAACACGGCGTGTGCGGCGCGTGTACCGTCATGCTCAACGGCGACAGCGTACGCTCCTGCCTGCTGCTGGCCGTGCAGGCCGACGGCGGCGAGATCATGACCCTGGAGGGCCTGGCCGACGGGGAGCAACTCCACCCCCTGCAACAAGCCTTCTGGGATCATCATGCTTTGCAGTGCGGGTTTTGTACCTCGGGCTTTCTGATGAGCGCCTATGACCTGTTGGCCAAAAACCCGCAGCCGAGCGAAGACGAAATCCGCCACGGCCTGTCGGGCAACCTGTGTCGCTGCACCGGCTATGCCAATATCGTCAAGGCGGTCAAGGCCGCGGCTCAGGGACAGTCCTCCACAGAATAA
- a CDS encoding alpha/beta hydrolase: MSCSALSIPPRSASPDRSDELRQPHARWWLVLLGLVFVCAGGRPSWAEPPAQNANQDSSSDTSAMIEAGSATIHTLIEGQGRPVVLLPSLGRGIADFGDLSVRLVAAGFQVVRPQPRGIGASTGPATGLTLHDLGNDIAAVIRALDNGPVTLVGHALGSRIARVVATDHPQLVSGLVLLAAEEGQPTPPEVLHARLMSYDPSLSLGVRRKLIQKAFFAAGNDPGGWQDGWHQKATRTQLNANLATTAQAWSGAGSAPILLLQGREDKIAPLENARRFKQRHGTRVTLIEIGQAGHALLPEQPQAIAEAIVHFLQR; encoded by the coding sequence ATGTCTTGCAGCGCTTTGTCGATCCCACCCCGCTCGGCTAGCCCGGACCGGTCGGACGAGCTGCGGCAGCCGCACGCCCGCTGGTGGCTCGTCCTGCTCGGGCTGGTGTTCGTGTGCGCTGGGGGCCGGCCGAGCTGGGCCGAGCCACCAGCCCAAAATGCAAACCAAGACTCTTCGTCCGACACCTCGGCCATGATTGAGGCCGGGTCGGCCACCATCCACACCCTCATCGAGGGCCAGGGCCGGCCGGTTGTCCTGCTGCCGTCCCTGGGTCGGGGCATCGCCGACTTTGGCGACCTGAGCGTCCGCCTGGTGGCCGCCGGGTTTCAGGTCGTCCGGCCCCAGCCACGGGGTATCGGCGCCAGCACAGGGCCGGCGACCGGCCTCACCCTGCACGACCTGGGCAACGACATTGCGGCCGTGATTCGCGCCCTGGACAACGGCCCGGTCACCCTGGTCGGCCACGCCCTCGGCAGCCGCATCGCCCGGGTGGTGGCCACCGATCACCCCCAGCTTGTCAGCGGCCTGGTGCTGCTGGCGGCCGAAGAGGGCCAGCCCACCCCGCCCGAAGTCCTGCACGCCCGGCTGATGTCCTACGACCCCAGCCTGTCGCTCGGGGTTCGACGCAAGCTTATTCAAAAAGCCTTTTTTGCCGCCGGCAACGATCCGGGCGGCTGGCAGGACGGCTGGCATCAGAAAGCCACCCGGACACAGCTGAACGCTAACCTGGCGACCACCGCCCAGGCCTGGAGCGGGGCCGGCAGCGCGCCTATCCTCCTGCTCCAGGGCCGGGAAGACAAGATCGCCCCGCTGGAGAACGCCCGGCGCTTCAAACAGCGTCACGGGACGCGCGTCACCCTGATCGAAATCGGGCAGGCCGGCCATGCCCTGCTGCCCGAGCAGCCCCAGGCGATTGCCGAGGCGATTGTGCATTTTCTGCAACGCTAG
- a CDS encoding UvrD-helicase domain-containing protein, which yields MAFYADLHIHSKYSRATSKNCDLEHLAIWARKKGISLVGTGDFTHPAWNAELKDKLVPAEPGLFRLRPELERAVEHALPSACRTGHTTTRFMLSVEISTIYKKGDKTRKIHHLIYSPDFEAGDRLIHSLSKIGNLHSDGRPILGLDSRHLLEITLESGPGSYLVPAHIWTPWFAALGSKSGFDAIDACYGDLAPHIFAVETGLSSDPPMNWRVSSLDRFRLVSNSDAHSPEKLGREVCVFDTELDYFALRRALETGHGYGGTLEFFPEEGKYHLDGHRSCDIRFSPAETRQHQGRCPVCGKALTVGVMHRVEDLADRQAEEDPPPTAGTSRSLVPLPEMLSEIYRVGPKSKKISHHYESLLGRLGPELQLLTTLPLEDIRRASPALVPEAVSRLRKQEVIRAAGYDGVYGTIRLFHDAELRRHDGGASLFREAPPSPPAPPAAAEQPTAYRAAPHHPARTLPAVPSAASSTQSSTDSSTDSLAGLDADQRRAAEITRGPLLIVAGPGSGKTRTLAHRLVQLITEQAVPPAECLALTFTRRAADELRARLRSLLPDGWRALTVGTFHALALSILQANWNAAGLQRGFRLASDAERLRLLGDALGVSAKKARGQLSAISRAKRTRTAPTGGKLGAAYTAYQHQLDTHNLLDFDDLVIRAADALASAPALQAAYRQRYRWVSIDEYQDVDEQQVRLLKHLVPADGNICAIGDPDQAIYGFRGADVRFFSEFQRDFPAAQVVRLSRNYRSDRNIVRLSSQLMATSSTQAVLEDAPSLITIHEAPTEKAEAEFIVQTLERSLGGHSFFSIDSGRSADAEGQDLAFSDFAVLYRTESQAAVLVEALQRSGMPFQKRSHDRLLDHPGVAGLSEAMRAQAGSLQAGSLGDRLEAAYAQLQQTASARAQSDETTHAYSLLKPIAQARDHDLDHDLDHDLDHDLDGFLSELALGSQIDSWDPRADRISLLTLHAAKGLEFPVVFIVGCEDGILPLRWGKSESAKLDDKTDEERRVFYVGVTRAKTKLYLSRARKRRWRGKIRELPPSPYLAAIEEGLLERQRSRMTRKPRNTSQLELFS from the coding sequence ATGGCTTTCTACGCCGACCTGCATATCCACTCCAAGTACTCCCGCGCCACCAGCAAAAACTGCGACCTCGAACACCTGGCCATCTGGGCGCGCAAGAAGGGCATCAGCCTGGTCGGCACCGGCGATTTCACCCATCCGGCCTGGAACGCCGAGCTGAAAGACAAACTCGTGCCAGCCGAGCCGGGCCTGTTCCGCCTGCGGCCCGAGCTGGAGCGGGCGGTTGAGCACGCCCTGCCGTCGGCCTGTCGGACCGGCCACACGACTACCCGCTTCATGCTGTCGGTCGAGATCTCGACGATTTACAAAAAGGGCGACAAAACACGCAAAATCCACCACCTGATTTATAGCCCGGATTTTGAGGCCGGCGACCGGCTGATTCACAGCCTGTCCAAAATCGGCAACCTGCACTCCGATGGCCGACCGATCCTGGGGCTGGATTCCCGCCACCTGCTAGAAATCACCCTGGAGTCGGGTCCGGGCTCCTACCTCGTTCCGGCCCATATCTGGACGCCGTGGTTTGCCGCCCTGGGCTCCAAGTCGGGCTTTGACGCCATTGACGCCTGCTACGGCGATCTGGCCCCGCACATCTTTGCCGTTGAGACCGGGCTGTCCTCAGACCCGCCGATGAACTGGCGGGTGTCGTCTCTGGACCGTTTCCGGCTGGTGTCCAACTCCGACGCCCATTCGCCGGAAAAGCTGGGCCGCGAGGTGTGCGTCTTCGACACCGAGCTGGACTATTTTGCCCTGCGCCGCGCCCTGGAAACGGGCCACGGCTATGGCGGTACCCTGGAGTTCTTCCCCGAAGAGGGCAAATACCACCTCGACGGTCACCGCAGCTGCGATATCCGCTTCTCTCCGGCCGAGACCCGCCAGCATCAGGGCCGCTGTCCGGTGTGCGGCAAGGCCCTGACCGTCGGCGTCATGCACCGGGTTGAAGACCTGGCCGACCGCCAGGCAGAAGAAGACCCACCCCCCACGGCCGGTACGAGCCGCAGCCTCGTCCCGCTGCCCGAGATGCTGTCCGAGATTTACCGGGTCGGTCCCAAGAGTAAAAAAATCAGCCACCACTACGAGAGCCTGCTGGGCCGGCTCGGCCCCGAACTCCAGCTGCTGACCACGCTGCCGCTGGAAGATATCCGGCGCGCCAGCCCCGCGCTGGTGCCCGAGGCGGTGTCTCGGCTGCGCAAACAGGAAGTAATCCGAGCGGCCGGCTACGACGGCGTGTACGGCACTATTCGCCTGTTCCACGACGCCGAGCTGCGCCGCCACGACGGCGGGGCGTCGCTGTTTCGAGAGGCCCCGCCCAGCCCGCCGGCTCCGCCGGCGGCCGCCGAACAGCCGACCGCATATCGCGCAGCCCCCCACCACCCGGCCCGTACGCTTCCAGCCGTGCCGTCCGCCGCCAGCTCGACCCAGAGCTCGACCGACAGCTCGACCGACAGTCTGGCCGGGCTCGACGCCGACCAGCGCCGGGCGGCCGAAATCACGCGCGGCCCGCTGCTGATTGTGGCCGGTCCCGGCTCGGGAAAAACCCGAACCCTGGCCCATCGGCTGGTCCAGCTCATCACCGAGCAGGCCGTCCCGCCGGCCGAGTGTCTGGCCCTGACCTTCACCCGCCGGGCGGCCGACGAGCTGCGCGCGCGCCTGCGAAGCCTGCTGCCCGACGGGTGGCGAGCGCTGACGGTCGGAACGTTTCACGCCCTGGCTCTGTCCATTCTCCAGGCCAACTGGAACGCGGCCGGTTTGCAGCGCGGCTTTCGGCTCGCCTCGGACGCCGAGCGCCTGCGCCTGCTCGGGGACGCTCTCGGCGTGTCGGCCAAAAAAGCGCGCGGCCAGCTGTCGGCCATCTCCCGCGCCAAGCGGACCCGGACGGCACCGACCGGCGGCAAGCTAGGCGCAGCCTACACGGCCTACCAGCACCAGCTCGATACCCACAACCTGCTCGACTTTGACGACTTGGTGATCCGGGCGGCCGATGCTCTGGCCTCCGCTCCGGCCCTCCAGGCCGCGTATCGGCAGCGCTACCGCTGGGTGTCCATCGACGAGTACCAGGATGTCGATGAGCAGCAGGTCCGGCTCCTCAAACACCTCGTTCCTGCCGATGGCAACATCTGCGCGATTGGCGACCCGGACCAGGCCATCTATGGCTTCCGGGGCGCGGATGTGCGCTTTTTCTCGGAGTTTCAGCGCGACTTTCCAGCGGCTCAGGTCGTGCGGCTGAGCCGCAACTATCGCTCCGACCGCAATATCGTCAGGCTCTCGTCCCAGCTGATGGCCACCTCCTCGACCCAGGCGGTGCTCGAAGACGCGCCGAGTCTGATCACCATCCATGAGGCGCCGACCGAAAAAGCCGAGGCCGAATTCATCGTCCAGACCCTGGAGCGCAGCCTCGGCGGCCACAGTTTCTTCTCGATCGACAGCGGCCGCTCGGCCGACGCCGAGGGACAGGATTTGGCGTTCTCGGATTTTGCCGTGCTGTACCGCACCGAGAGCCAGGCCGCGGTTCTGGTCGAAGCCCTGCAACGCTCCGGTATGCCGTTTCAGAAACGCTCCCACGACCGGCTGCTGGACCATCCCGGCGTGGCCGGCCTGAGCGAGGCGATGCGCGCCCAGGCCGGCAGTCTCCAGGCCGGCAGTCTTGGCGACCGGCTCGAAGCAGCCTACGCTCAGCTCCAGCAGACAGCCTCGGCCCGGGCTCAGTCGGACGAGACGACACACGCCTACAGCCTCCTCAAGCCCATCGCCCAGGCCCGCGACCACGACCTGGACCACGACCTGGACCACGACCTGGACCACGACCTGGACGGCTTCCTGTCCGAACTGGCTCTGGGCAGCCAGATTGACAGCTGGGATCCGCGCGCCGACCGGATTTCGCTGCTGACCCTGCACGCCGCCAAGGGCCTCGAATTCCCGGTGGTGTTTATCGTCGGTTGCGAGGACGGCATTCTGCCCCTGCGGTGGGGAAAATCCGAGTCGGCCAAGCTCGACGACAAGACGGACGAAGAACGCCGGGTCTTCTATGTCGGCGTCACTCGGGCAAAAACGAAGCTGTATCTGAGTCGGGCCAGGAAACGCCGCTGGCGGGGGAAAATCCGGGAACTGCCCCCCTCGCCCTATCTGGCCGCCATCGAAGAGGGGCTGCTCGAACGCCAGCGTTCACGGATGACTCGCAAGCCCAGGAACACCAGCCAGCTGGAGCTGTTCTCCTAG
- a CDS encoding S9 family peptidase codes for MPHTAPYGSWKSPITSDLIVSAVVGLGQIALDEDEVYWVEQRPTEGGRNVVVQRSPDGRIRDRTPAPFNARTRVHEYGGGACVVHRGSLYFSNFADQRVYRQRGDAAAPEPVTPDENLRYADGQVDPRRNRLVCVREDHRRADREAVNAIVGIALDSGDSRVLVSGSDFYSSPRLSPDGSRLAWLSWNHPNMPWDGTELWLAEVRSDGSLDTARRVAGGGAESIFQPAWSPDGVLYFVSDRTDWWNVYRVQDGQVEPMCDTAAEFGLPQWAFGMSTYAFASAERLICTYTENGTWHLASLDTRTKRLDELPTPYTAISGIHVAADRVVFSAGSPTEAACIAELDLASGQLSVLRRSSDIAIEAGYVSRPQALEFPTEHGRTAHALFYPPCNRDYTAPADERPPLVVKSHGGPTAAAGSTLSLGIQYWTSRGIAVLDVNYGGSTGYGRTYRQRLNGQWGIVDVDDCVNGARHLVEQGRVDGRRLAITGGSAGGYTTLSALTFRDLFGAGASHYGICDLEVLARDTHKFESRYLDSLVGPYPEQQAVYRQRSPIHFTDRLSCPLILFQGLEDKVVPPNQAELMAEALRKKGLPVAHVPFAGEQHGFRRAENIKRALDGELYFYSRIFGFGLAEPVEPVTIENMS; via the coding sequence ATGCCACACACTGCACCCTACGGTTCTTGGAAATCGCCCATCACCTCAGACCTCATCGTTTCGGCCGTCGTCGGCCTGGGTCAGATCGCGCTCGACGAGGACGAGGTCTACTGGGTGGAACAGCGGCCGACCGAGGGGGGCCGGAATGTCGTTGTCCAGCGCAGCCCGGACGGCCGCATACGGGACCGCACGCCCGCCCCGTTCAACGCCCGCACGCGGGTCCATGAGTACGGCGGCGGGGCGTGCGTTGTCCATCGGGGCAGCCTGTATTTCTCCAACTTTGCCGACCAGCGGGTGTATCGTCAGCGGGGAGATGCCGCCGCACCCGAACCCGTCACCCCGGACGAAAACCTGCGCTATGCCGACGGACAGGTCGACCCGCGCCGGAACCGTCTGGTGTGTGTCCGAGAAGATCACCGCCGGGCCGACCGTGAAGCCGTCAACGCCATCGTCGGGATCGCTCTCGACTCCGGCGACAGTCGGGTGCTGGTGTCCGGTAGTGATTTCTATTCCAGCCCGCGTCTGAGCCCCGACGGTAGCCGCCTGGCCTGGCTGAGCTGGAACCATCCCAATATGCCCTGGGACGGCACCGAACTGTGGCTGGCCGAGGTCCGGTCCGACGGGTCGCTGGACACGGCCCGACGCGTTGCCGGCGGCGGCGCCGAATCCATCTTCCAGCCGGCCTGGTCGCCGGACGGCGTGCTGTACTTCGTGTCCGACCGAACGGACTGGTGGAATGTGTATCGGGTGCAGGACGGCCAGGTCGAGCCGATGTGTGACACAGCGGCCGAGTTCGGCCTGCCCCAGTGGGCCTTCGGCATGTCCACATACGCCTTTGCCAGTGCCGAACGCCTGATTTGTACCTATACCGAAAACGGCACCTGGCATCTGGCCAGCCTCGATACCCGCACCAAACGGCTGGACGAACTCCCCACCCCGTACACCGCCATCTCCGGCATCCATGTCGCGGCGGACCGGGTCGTGTTCAGCGCCGGCTCACCGACCGAGGCGGCCTGTATCGCCGAGCTTGACCTGGCTTCGGGACAACTGAGCGTGCTGCGCCGCTCCAGCGATATCGCCATCGAGGCGGGCTATGTGTCCCGTCCCCAGGCGCTCGAATTTCCGACCGAACACGGCCGCACGGCCCACGCCCTGTTCTACCCGCCGTGCAACCGGGACTATACCGCGCCCGCCGACGAGCGGCCGCCGCTGGTGGTCAAAAGCCACGGCGGACCGACCGCAGCCGCCGGCTCGACGCTCAGTCTGGGGATCCAGTACTGGACCAGCCGCGGCATCGCTGTGCTGGACGTCAACTATGGCGGCAGCACGGGCTATGGCCGGACCTATCGCCAGCGGCTGAACGGCCAGTGGGGCATTGTCGATGTGGACGACTGTGTGAATGGCGCGCGTCATCTGGTTGAGCAGGGCCGGGTCGATGGCCGGCGCCTGGCCATCACCGGCGGCAGTGCCGGGGGCTATACGACCCTGAGCGCCCTCACCTTTCGGGATCTGTTTGGGGCCGGCGCCAGCCACTACGGGATCTGCGACCTGGAGGTCCTGGCCCGCGATACGCACAAATTCGAGTCGCGCTATCTGGACAGCCTGGTCGGCCCCTATCCCGAACAACAAGCGGTTTATCGGCAGCGCTCGCCGATCCATTTTACCGACCGCCTGTCGTGCCCGCTGATTCTGTTTCAGGGCTTGGAGGATAAGGTCGTGCCGCCCAACCAGGCCGAGTTGATGGCCGAGGCGCTGCGGAAAAAGGGCCTGCCCGTTGCCCATGTGCCGTTTGCCGGCGAGCAGCACGGTTTTCGAAGGGCGGAAAACATCAAGCGGGCACTGGACGGCGAGTTATATTTTTACTCGCGGATTTTCGGCTTTGGGCTGGCCGAGCCGGTCGAGCCGGTCACGATTGAGAATATGAGCTGA